The Nycticebus coucang isolate mNycCou1 chromosome 2, mNycCou1.pri, whole genome shotgun sequence genome includes a window with the following:
- the FSD1 gene encoding fibronectin type III and SPRY domain-containing protein 1 — translation MEDQTEALRKIITTLAVKNEEIQSFIYSLKQMLLNVEANSAKVQEDLEAEFQSLFSLLEELKEGMLMKIKQDRASRTYELQNQLAACTRALESSEELLETANQTLQATDSEDFPQAAKQIKDGVTMAPAFRLSLKAKVSDNMSHLMVDFAQERQMLQALKFLPVPSAPVIDLAESLVADNCVTLVWRMPDEDSKIDHYVLEYRRTNFEGPPRIKEDQPWMVIEGIRQTEYTLTGLKFDMKYMNFRVKACNKAVAGEFSEPVTLETPAFMFRLDASTSHQNLRVDDLSVEWDAMGGKVQDIKTREKDGKGRTASPVNSPARGTPSPKRMPSSRGGRDRFTAESYTVLGDTLIDGGEHYWEVRYEPDSKAFGVGVAYRSLGRFEQLGKTASSWCLHVNNWLQVIFTAKHANKVKVLDAPVPDCLGVHCDFHQGLLSFYNARTKQVLHTFKAKFTQPLLPAFTVWCGSFQVTTGLQVPSSVRCLQKRGSATSSSNTSLT, via the exons GAGGCTCTGCGGAAGATTATCACAACACTGGCTGTGAAGAATGAGGAGATTCAGAGCTTCATCTACTCCCTCAAACAGATGCTGCTGAATGTGGAG GCAAACTCAGCCAAGGTGCAGGAGGACCTTGAAGCAGAGTTCCagtccctcttctccctcctggaGGAGCTGAAGGAAGGGATGCTTATGAAGATAAAGCAAGACCGTGCCAGCCGAACCTATGAACTGCAG AACCAGCTGGCTGCCTGTACACGGGCCCTGGAGAGCTCCGAGGAGCTTCTAGAGACAGCCAACCAGACCCTGCAGGCCACAGACAGTGAGGACTTTCCTCAG GCTGCCAAGCAAATCAAAGATGG TGTTACGATGGCCCCTGCCTTCCGGCTGTCATTGAAAGCCAAGGTCAGTGACAACATGAGTCACCTCATGGTGGACTTTGCACAGGAGCGGCAGATGCTACAGGCACTCAAGTTCCTGCCTG TGCCCAGTGCTCCTGTGATCGATCTGGCTGAGTCCCTGGTGGCAGATAACTGCGTGACTTTGGTGTGGCGGATGCCAGATGAGGACAGCAAGATTGACCACTATGTGCTGGAATACCGGCGCACCAACTTTGAGGGTCCACCCCGCATCAAGGAGGACCAGCCCTGGATGGTCATTGAAGGCATCCGGCAGACGGAGTACACCCTGACTG GTCTCAAGTTTGACATGAAATACATGAATTTCCGTGTGAAGGCCTGTAACAAGGCAGTTGCAGGCGAGTTCTCCGAACCAGTGACCCTGGAGACGCCAG CGTTCATGTTCCGCCTGGATGCATCCACATCCCACCAGAACCTGCGGGTGGACGATCTCTCTGTTGAGTGGGACGCTATGGGCGGGAAGGTGCAGGATATCAAGACTCGTGAGAAAGATGGCAAGGGACGGACAGCATCTCCCGTCAACTCCCCAGCCAG AGGTACTCCATCTCCTAAGAGGATGCCCTCCAGTCGTGGGGGACGGGACCGCTTCACAGCTGAATCCTACACAGTGCTGG GGGACACACTGATTGATGGTGGGGAACATTACTGGGAGGTACGCTATGAGCCAGACAGCAAGGCGTTCGGTGTGGGGGTGGCCTACCGCAGCCTGGGCCGCTTTGAGCAGCTGGGCAAGACGGCCTCGTCCTGGTGCCTGCATGTTAACAACTGGCTGCAGGTCATCTTCACCGCCAAGCACGCCAACAAGGTCAAGGTGCTGGACGCCCCTGTGCCCGACTGCCTGGGAGTGCACTGTGACTTCCACCAAG gcCTCCTGTCCTTCTACAATGCCCGCACCAAACAAGTGCTGCACACCTTCAAGGCCAAGTTCACACAACCATTGTTGCCTGCCTTCACA GTATGGTGTGGCAGCTTCCAGGTGACCACAGGTCTGCAAGTACCCAGCTCTGTGCGTTGCCTGCAGAAGCGGGGCAGTGCCACCAGCAGCTCCAACACCAGCCTCACCTAG